The proteins below are encoded in one region of Triticum aestivum cultivar Chinese Spring chromosome 1B, IWGSC CS RefSeq v2.1, whole genome shotgun sequence:
- the LOC123123987 gene encoding F-box protein PP2-A13: MGAGVSSFFFGAAAEAAPGAAGLGDLPELCAAQVLLRLDAPEICRLARLNHAFRGAAGADFVWEAKLPENYRHLIGYVEGGGEEGRRRRRRAGTKEIYARLSRPVSFEDGTKEFWLEKSKGRVCMALSSKALVITGIDDRRYWTHMPTTESRFQSVAYLQQIWWFEVVGELDFCFPVGTYSLYFRVHLGKFSKRFGRRVCSTEHVHGWNKKPVRFQLSTSDGQNALSQCYLDEPGSWVLYHAGDFVSTNPGQALKLKFSMAQIDCTHTKGGLCVDSVLVYPKGFQQEKVVTGKISEMRSS, encoded by the exons ATGGGGGCGGGGGTctcgagctttttcttcggcgcggcggcggaggctgcGCCGGGTGCTGCGGGCCTGGGCGACCTGCCGGAGCTCTGCGCCGCGCAGGTGCTGCTCCGCCTCGACGCGCCGGAGATCTGCCGACTCGCGCGCCTCAACCACGCGTTCCGCGGCGCCGCGGGGGCTGACTTCGTGTGGGAGGCCAAGCTGCCGGAGAACTACCGCCACCTGATCGGGTACGTCGAGGGCGGGGGCGAGGAGGGCAGGCGCCGGCGGAGGCGGGCCGGGACCAAGGAGATCTACGCCAGGCTCTCCAGGCCCGTCTCTTTCGAAGACGGCACCAAG GAATTTTGGCTAGAGAAGAGCAAAGGTAGGGTTTGTATGGCGCTATCCTCCAAAGCTCTGGTCATAACTGGCATCGATGACAGGAGATATTGGACACACATGCCGACCACAGAATCGAG GTTCCAGTCCGTGGCATACCTTCAGCAAATCTGGTGGTTTGAAGTGGTTGGGGAGCTCGATTTCTGCTTCCCTGTGGGAACCTACAGTTTATACTTCAGGGTTCATCTTGGGAAGTTCAGCAAGCGGTTTGGACGCCGTGTTTGCAGCACCGAGCACGTCCACGGCTGGAACAAGAAGCCGGTGCGCTTCCAGCTCTCCACCTCGGACGGCCAGAATGCATTATCTCAATGCTACCTGGATGAGCCCGGGAGCTGGGTTCTGTACCATGCAGGCGATTTTGTTTCCACAAATCCCGGCCAGGCACTGAAGCTGAAGTTCTCGATGGCGCAGATTGACTGCACGCACACGAAAGGTGGCCTGTGCGTCGACTCGGTGCTTGTGTACCCCAAGGGCTTTCAGCAAGAGAAGGTGGTGACCGGCAAGATCTCAGAGATGCGATCGTCGTAG